The Corallococcus silvisoli genome contains a region encoding:
- a CDS encoding MerR family transcriptional regulator: MSDEGIADNIEAMVRREVERVLGVRRTAPAANDGGDELLSQAEAAAEARCSVSTIRAWQAKGILGRYGPGRAALVKRSELYAPKAQAARSDANADAKADAIIARRRAR; the protein is encoded by the coding sequence GTGAGCGACGAGGGCATCGCCGACAACATCGAAGCGATGGTGCGGCGTGAGGTGGAGCGAGTGCTTGGCGTGCGGCGTACCGCGCCGGCGGCCAATGACGGGGGCGACGAGTTGTTGTCCCAGGCAGAGGCTGCTGCGGAGGCGCGCTGCTCCGTCAGCACCATCCGCGCGTGGCAGGCCAAGGGCATCCTTGGCAGGTACGGCCCAGGGCGCGCGGCGCTCGTGAAGCGCAGCGAGTTGTACGCACCGAAGGCCCAGGCTGCGCGCTCGGATGCGAATGCCGACGCGAAGGCTGACGCCATCATCGCCCGGCGGAGGGCGCGCTGA
- a CDS encoding P63C domain-containing protein, with the protein MAKCKPVASQVLKAEYDAVLNIGGVELPCYVLNNGVRALSQAGVLNALGMSFGGGPSSGPDRLARFVASERLKPYVSDGLTDRSTSPLLFHPKGGGPVVRGYEATVLADLCDAIMRADIEGVLQKQQAHIAMQARVVALGFMKVGIVAVVDEATGYQQQRAPDALQALLGRLLRETPGPRVKRFTTAFYNELYRLTGLPKRGGNHPRYFAALTRDLIYRRMGAPGLVPALEERNPSDANGNRQARHHQFLSDDFGVEVLIGHLHALLALMKLAKSLKQLRHLANQALPRLGDTLSLPLSDDLLDERDRA; encoded by the coding sequence ATGGCGAAGTGCAAACCGGTTGCGTCGCAGGTCCTCAAGGCGGAGTACGACGCAGTCCTCAACATCGGGGGCGTCGAGTTGCCGTGCTACGTCCTCAACAACGGAGTCCGTGCCCTCTCTCAGGCCGGAGTTCTCAATGCGCTGGGAATGTCGTTTGGCGGCGGCCCGTCGAGCGGACCGGACCGACTGGCCCGTTTCGTGGCCTCTGAGAGGCTAAAGCCTTATGTTTCCGATGGGTTAACCGACCGGAGCACTTCACCCCTACTGTTCCACCCGAAGGGTGGTGGTCCTGTCGTCCGGGGCTACGAGGCGACGGTGCTGGCCGACCTGTGCGACGCCATCATGCGTGCCGACATCGAGGGCGTGCTCCAAAAGCAGCAAGCCCACATCGCGATGCAGGCCCGCGTGGTGGCGCTCGGCTTCATGAAGGTGGGCATCGTCGCCGTCGTGGACGAAGCCACGGGCTACCAACAGCAGCGCGCGCCCGACGCCCTTCAGGCATTGTTGGGGCGGCTCCTGCGCGAGACGCCAGGCCCCCGCGTGAAGCGCTTCACCACTGCCTTCTACAACGAACTCTACCGACTCACCGGCTTGCCGAAGCGTGGAGGCAACCACCCGCGCTACTTCGCCGCGCTGACACGGGACCTCATCTACCGCCGCATGGGCGCGCCCGGGCTGGTGCCGGCGCTGGAGGAGCGCAACCCCTCCGACGCGAACGGCAACCGCCAGGCGCGCCACCACCAGTTCCTGAGCGACGACTTCGGCGTTGAGGTTCTCATCGGGCACCTCCACGCGCTGCTCGCGCTCATGAAGTTGGCGAAGTCATTGAAGCAACTCCGTCACCTTGCGAACCAGGCGCTGCCGCGTCTGGGTGACACCCTGTCGCTGCCGCTCAGCGACGACCTGCTGGACGAGCGCGACCGAGCATGA
- a CDS encoding Spy/CpxP family protein refolding chaperone, translating into MKRHLFMLGLLFAVPAFATSTTPTTQGTAQGEHRPPPFERKSGVRLLLDHRQELALTDTQAASLERIQAALDAKNAPVKASLEALRPSPPPGGGEQGSRPPGPPPDTGTQDDAARRANWEKAHGLFDELRANDMAAYQEAEQVLTDAQKTQAQALLQSEMRSHHGPGPGGRGGPRRGE; encoded by the coding sequence ATGAAGCGCCACCTGTTCATGCTGGGCCTGCTGTTCGCCGTTCCCGCCTTCGCAACATCCACGACCCCCACGACGCAGGGCACCGCCCAGGGCGAGCACCGGCCGCCACCCTTCGAGCGAAAGTCGGGGGTCCGCTTGTTGCTCGACCACCGTCAGGAGCTCGCCCTCACCGACACCCAGGCCGCGAGCCTGGAGCGGATCCAGGCCGCGCTGGACGCGAAGAACGCGCCGGTGAAGGCGTCCCTGGAGGCACTGCGGCCGTCCCCGCCGCCGGGGGGCGGTGAGCAGGGCTCGAGGCCTCCAGGACCGCCGCCCGACACCGGCACGCAGGACGATGCGGCCCGCCGCGCCAACTGGGAGAAGGCCCACGGCCTGTTCGACGAGCTGCGCGCCAATGACATGGCGGCGTACCAGGAGGCCGAGCAGGTCCTGACGGACGCCCAGAAGACCCAGGCCCAGGCGCTCCTCCAGTCCGAGATGCGGTCCCATCACGGCCCGGGACCGGGGGGCCGGGGCGGTCCTCGGCGGGGCGAGTAG
- a CDS encoding C40 family peptidase — MSAPSQRAAFLALVLEQMGAPYRWGAKGLKPSASALRLFDCSGLVTWCLQEVGGPDWRATHNTDRLWDVCTPVAIEAELLPGDLVLYGRPGTKTADGRPVTREDPNHVMVYVGAGVVVGASGGGSTTLTLADAAAAGARVKTFPRIAYRGDVLGFRRLPFSS; from the coding sequence ATGAGCGCCCCGTCGCAGCGCGCCGCCTTCTTGGCGCTGGTCCTGGAGCAGATGGGCGCCCCCTACCGCTGGGGAGCCAAGGGGCTCAAGCCGAGCGCGTCCGCCCTCCGTCTCTTCGACTGCAGCGGCCTCGTCACCTGGTGTCTCCAGGAAGTGGGCGGCCCGGACTGGCGGGCCACGCACAACACCGACCGCCTCTGGGACGTCTGCACGCCAGTGGCAATCGAGGCGGAGCTGCTCCCGGGCGATCTGGTGCTGTACGGGCGCCCCGGGACGAAGACGGCGGATGGCCGCCCGGTGACGCGCGAGGATCCCAACCACGTCATGGTGTATGTCGGCGCGGGCGTGGTGGTGGGCGCATCCGGGGGCGGCAGCACCACGCTCACCCTGGCGGATGCCGCCGCGGCTGGCGCGCGGGTGAAGACGTTCCCGCGCATCGCCTACCGGGGCGACGTCCTGGGCTTCCGCCGGCTGCCTTTCAGCTCGTGA
- a CDS encoding DUF6948 domain-containing protein — MATTKKTAAKAKQVVVISKPVGSNWARVLQGTLIDYDRKDGHAVLEGARQALYYGKDSGGEVGLAAVGPKGDSRVGPKLPGRVEVPGVVLVADCTAEAITAWESRK, encoded by the coding sequence ATGGCGACGACGAAGAAGACGGCGGCGAAGGCGAAGCAGGTGGTGGTCATCTCCAAGCCCGTGGGCAGCAACTGGGCGCGCGTGCTCCAGGGGACGCTCATCGACTACGACCGCAAGGACGGGCACGCGGTGCTGGAGGGAGCCCGCCAGGCGCTCTACTACGGCAAGGACTCCGGCGGTGAGGTGGGCCTCGCCGCCGTGGGGCCGAAGGGCGACAGCCGGGTCGGGCCGAAGTTGCCCGGGCGCGTCGAGGTCCCGGGCGTCGTGCTGGTGGCCGACTGCACCGCCGAGGCCATCACGGCGTGGGAGTCGCGCAAGTGA
- a CDS encoding amidohydrolase family protein has translation MSFLSRIAALAFACLAATPTFASQPEQSTLGGIPRTYADRIILNADVYTSNPTAPHAQAVAAKNGSIIWVGTNASVLNFRGPSTKVENLHGKQVLPGFVDAHEHMLFPFEAATELCFVPTFDEDGQVVIGADGIPVLNMDPTFDEVRTFASICAQQRPAGAWSVFLFGRKFYLSSHGRNIRVELSLASPNNPVTGFDAFEGHGQFANNAALNAAGISIWDADPYSGLYGRAADGSLDGFVHEVGAQALVFAAMATRHPDSYFAAQYTHWLDVAASVGIVSALDIPFEYSPTRAAAVKALVSHPVNLTVACLPLSPTDVCPEGLRAASGKLWIKSFADGGLKACIGWSKRGYLNSDEQCPSIYTPGYLGHSNLSHAEMAAAYRRVKSTPNACSIIHAYGSAAAQFALDVAKEEHMQGQCGTMEHWDMADPETVDGLAQLGWPLVQNPGHIQLKPVIDEYLTATEAGRASPYASVMARGVRLAFGRDGFGPIAPGVDSPFAWIAQVMEHWDPSERLTAEQGVIAATRESAQARREVGGMLVPGYPASWVEVDRKVIGADAATVRAATVLRTVIRGQDVYTAP, from the coding sequence ATGTCTTTCCTCTCGCGTATCGCCGCGCTGGCATTCGCATGCCTCGCGGCAACCCCGACGTTCGCCAGTCAGCCCGAGCAGTCCACTCTGGGTGGCATCCCGCGCACGTATGCGGATCGCATCATCCTCAACGCGGACGTCTACACGTCCAACCCCACGGCGCCGCACGCTCAGGCGGTGGCTGCGAAGAACGGCTCCATCATCTGGGTTGGAACCAACGCCTCCGTCCTCAACTTCCGCGGCCCGAGCACGAAGGTTGAGAATCTGCACGGCAAGCAGGTGCTGCCCGGCTTCGTGGATGCGCACGAGCACATGCTCTTCCCCTTCGAGGCGGCCACCGAGTTGTGCTTCGTGCCCACCTTCGACGAGGACGGGCAGGTGGTCATCGGGGCTGACGGCATCCCGGTGCTCAACATGGACCCCACCTTCGACGAGGTGCGGACGTTCGCCTCGATCTGCGCCCAGCAGCGCCCCGCCGGCGCGTGGTCCGTGTTCCTCTTCGGGCGCAAGTTCTATCTGAGTAGCCACGGCCGCAACATCCGGGTGGAGTTGTCGCTGGCGTCGCCGAACAACCCCGTCACCGGGTTTGACGCCTTCGAGGGGCATGGCCAGTTCGCGAACAATGCGGCACTCAATGCCGCTGGCATCAGCATCTGGGACGCGGACCCCTACAGCGGTCTGTATGGACGCGCGGCAGACGGGAGCCTGGACGGTTTCGTGCACGAAGTGGGGGCCCAGGCGCTCGTCTTCGCGGCGATGGCAACTCGGCACCCTGACTCTTATTTCGCGGCCCAGTACACGCATTGGCTCGACGTGGCCGCCTCGGTGGGCATCGTGTCCGCGCTGGACATCCCCTTCGAGTACAGCCCGACGCGCGCCGCCGCGGTGAAGGCGCTCGTCAGCCATCCCGTCAACTTGACGGTGGCGTGCCTCCCGCTGTCCCCGACGGATGTCTGCCCCGAGGGACTGCGCGCCGCCAGCGGCAAGCTCTGGATCAAGAGCTTCGCGGATGGCGGCCTCAAGGCCTGCATCGGCTGGTCCAAGCGCGGATACCTCAACTCGGATGAGCAGTGCCCCTCCATCTACACGCCTGGGTACCTCGGACACAGCAACCTCTCCCACGCGGAGATGGCGGCGGCGTACCGGCGGGTCAAGAGCACGCCGAACGCGTGCAGCATCATCCACGCCTACGGCAGCGCGGCGGCCCAGTTCGCGCTGGACGTCGCGAAAGAGGAGCACATGCAGGGCCAGTGCGGCACCATGGAGCACTGGGACATGGCGGATCCGGAGACCGTGGACGGGTTGGCCCAACTCGGATGGCCGCTCGTGCAGAACCCGGGACACATCCAACTCAAGCCCGTGATCGACGAGTACCTGACGGCCACCGAGGCGGGACGCGCGTCCCCCTACGCGTCGGTAATGGCCCGTGGGGTGCGGCTGGCTTTCGGGCGCGACGGCTTCGGTCCCATTGCGCCGGGCGTGGACAGCCCCTTCGCGTGGATTGCCCAGGTCATGGAGCACTGGGATCCGTCGGAGCGTCTGACTGCCGAGCAGGGCGTCATCGCGGCCACCCGCGAGTCCGCTCAGGCCCGCCGCGAAGTGGGCGGCATGCTGGTGCCGGGCTACCCGGCGTCGTGGGTCGAGGTGGATCGCAAGGTCATCGGCGCTGATGCCGCCACGGTGCGTGCCGCCACGGTGCTGCGCACGGTGATCCGCGGGCAGGACGTCTACACCGCGCCGTAG
- a CDS encoding DUF3251 domain-containing protein, giving the protein MEDQVKADPAPRSSAGDDAIGCIVAFLIVGGIITLTVLGGRQVWKEYGPGAKADAAPAEDQRIVALQAQVKVLSERMIESERESARVAAEAQALTSLQSTSATFAPGQSGYAPVTTPSGRFLVMLEDVKPYADGQRLTLRVGNLQFATYSRPKIKLKWGRRFSSTLGPKQMSVREVRELRYLGVVGQGGREYSASDETAAAQAAAAEEAAHYTWRASLSTKEEQLLVDLRPGSWTTFSITVAPATSQDVGFIEFTMDASVVSMAGR; this is encoded by the coding sequence GTGGAAGATCAAGTGAAGGCAGACCCTGCGCCGCGCTCGTCCGCTGGCGATGACGCCATCGGGTGCATCGTGGCGTTCCTGATTGTCGGCGGCATCATCACCCTCACCGTCCTTGGAGGCCGCCAAGTCTGGAAGGAGTACGGCCCGGGCGCCAAAGCCGACGCGGCCCCAGCAGAGGACCAACGCATTGTCGCACTCCAGGCCCAGGTGAAAGTGCTCTCTGAACGCATGATAGAGTCCGAGAGAGAATCTGCTCGCGTGGCAGCAGAAGCCCAGGCGCTTACGAGCCTTCAGTCAACAAGCGCGACTTTTGCGCCTGGGCAGTCGGGGTACGCACCCGTGACGACTCCGAGCGGCAGATTTCTCGTCATGCTTGAGGACGTCAAACCCTATGCGGACGGGCAGCGGCTAACTCTCCGGGTCGGCAATCTTCAATTCGCAACCTACAGTCGGCCGAAGATCAAGCTCAAATGGGGGAGACGATTTTCCAGCACGCTTGGGCCAAAACAAATGTCTGTCCGCGAAGTGCGCGAACTCAGGTATCTCGGCGTGGTTGGCCAGGGTGGGCGCGAGTACTCTGCCTCCGATGAAACGGCGGCGGCTCAAGCCGCTGCGGCAGAAGAGGCGGCCCACTACACTTGGAGGGCTTCGCTCAGCACCAAGGAGGAACAACTCCTCGTCGACTTGCGGCCTGGCTCGTGGACGACTTTTTCCATCACCGTGGCGCCAGCGACAAGCCAGGATGTCGGGTTCATCGAATTCACGATGGATGCATCGGTAGTTTCAATGGCCGGGCGGTAG
- a CDS encoding KilA-N domain-containing protein, which yields MEIVMSCQPSSIQVAGVVITQDAHGRYSLNDLHRAAGAELRHQPSNFLRLDATREMVAALTRSSDLRNGPVESIRGGPNQGTYVCEDLVYDYAMWVSAEFRVKVIQVFKTHQRGSSLAPVAPAFAVPKTLPEALRLAADLAEQVEAQQAQLVAQKPDVDLARRYLDSEGRDRCLLDAATALCIPPNTFYAALESEGFCYRRPGLNRKKKKKNRLLPHAEFVTKGYLVNRARLAKGAKGVERDVGQTMVTRAGMAFFHHRFAHLSTRQPEQLALLDA from the coding sequence ATGGAGATCGTCATGTCCTGTCAGCCCAGCAGCATCCAGGTCGCCGGTGTCGTCATCACGCAGGACGCCCACGGCAGGTACAGCCTCAACGACTTGCACCGCGCGGCCGGCGCGGAGCTGCGACACCAGCCGTCGAACTTCCTCCGTCTCGACGCCACGAGGGAGATGGTGGCAGCACTCACCCGTTCCTCAGATCTGAGGAACGGTCCGGTCGAGTCCATCAGGGGCGGCCCCAACCAGGGGACCTACGTCTGCGAGGACCTTGTCTACGACTACGCCATGTGGGTGTCGGCGGAATTCCGGGTGAAGGTCATCCAGGTCTTCAAGACCCATCAGCGCGGTAGCTCGCTCGCGCCGGTGGCCCCCGCCTTCGCGGTGCCGAAGACACTGCCGGAGGCCCTGCGCCTCGCGGCCGACCTGGCGGAGCAGGTGGAAGCCCAGCAGGCGCAGCTCGTCGCCCAGAAGCCAGATGTCGACCTCGCCCGGCGGTACCTGGACTCGGAGGGGCGTGACAGGTGCCTACTCGACGCTGCGACGGCCCTGTGCATCCCGCCCAACACCTTCTACGCCGCGCTGGAGTCCGAGGGGTTCTGCTACCGGCGCCCGGGGTTGAACCGGAAGAAGAAGAAGAAGAACCGCCTCCTGCCTCACGCCGAGTTCGTCACCAAGGGCTACCTGGTGAACCGGGCGCGCCTCGCCAAAGGGGCGAAGGGAGTCGAGCGCGACGTCGGCCAGACGATGGTGACGCGCGCTGGGATGGCTTTCTTCCACCACCGCTTCGCGCACCTCTCCACCCGCCAACCCGAGCAACTCGCACTGCTCGATGCGTAG
- a CDS encoding sce7726 family protein, giving the protein MACTARDRDIRPTLRQEVAQRSPGARVLDELGLAHGICRVDVASVTADCLHGYELKADRDTLTRLPAQVVRYSAVLDRCTLVVGDAHFQEALQVVPSWWGILRASVDLFGIRFEQVRNGQANPAPDALATSRLLWRGEALSMLEELGAATGVRSQPRNEVYRRLISVLPEEQLRARVRQVLLTRSAWRGS; this is encoded by the coding sequence ATGGCCTGCACCGCCCGGGACCGCGACATCCGCCCAACGCTGCGCCAGGAGGTGGCACAGCGGTCCCCAGGAGCCCGCGTCCTCGACGAACTCGGGCTCGCCCATGGCATCTGCCGCGTGGACGTGGCGTCCGTCACCGCGGACTGCCTCCATGGCTATGAGCTCAAGGCAGACCGGGACACGCTCACCCGGCTGCCGGCGCAGGTGGTGCGGTACAGCGCCGTCCTGGACCGCTGCACCCTCGTCGTCGGGGACGCGCACTTCCAGGAGGCACTGCAGGTGGTGCCATCCTGGTGGGGCATCCTCCGCGCGAGCGTTGACCTCTTCGGCATCCGCTTCGAGCAGGTCCGCAACGGGCAGGCCAATCCCGCGCCAGACGCACTCGCCACCTCCCGGCTCCTGTGGCGCGGAGAAGCGCTGTCCATGCTCGAAGAGTTGGGCGCGGCGACTGGGGTCCGCTCGCAACCGCGCAACGAGGTCTACCGGCGGCTCATCAGCGTGTTGCCGGAGGAGCAACTTCGCGCACGCGTCCGCCAGGTGCTGCTGACGCGCAGTGCGTGGCGAGGGTCTTGA